The Micromonospora krabiensis genome window below encodes:
- a CDS encoding DUF742 domain-containing protein: MTVQGESAEHQWVDDHAGPVVRPYAVTRGRARPVTGTFDLISLVTATRADVGTEIGLGPEHVAIVGLCQRMQSVAEIAAHLDLPVGTIRVLLGDLVARSLVQVREPRTSAGLPDNSVFEAVINGLRAL, encoded by the coding sequence ATGACGGTGCAGGGGGAGTCCGCGGAGCATCAGTGGGTGGACGACCATGCCGGGCCGGTGGTGCGTCCGTACGCGGTCACGCGCGGCCGGGCTCGTCCGGTAACCGGCACGTTCGACCTGATCTCGCTGGTCACGGCGACCCGCGCAGACGTGGGCACGGAAATCGGCCTCGGGCCGGAGCACGTGGCGATCGTCGGGCTCTGCCAGCGCATGCAGTCCGTCGCCGAGATCGCCGCCCACCTGGACCTGCCGGTGGGCACCATCCGGGTCCTACTGGGTGACCTGGTGGCCCGCAGCCTGGTCCAGGTGCGCGAGCCACGCACCTCGGCCGGACTTCCCGACAACAGTGTTTTCGAGGCGGTTATCAATGGACTACGGGCACTCTGA
- a CDS encoding DedA family protein — MLDVQHWLVALPPLAVYLIVAGVIGVESMGVPLPGEITLVSASLLAAAGVVEPEWVAGAAALGAIVGDSAGYAIGRRGGRALLARLGRRFPKHLGPAQLARAELSFARHGVWAVFFGRFIALLRILAGPLAGALHVPYRRFLAANAAGGLVWAFATTYLLFHLGRVAEHWLKDASWIGLGLAVLAGVGSTWWLRRRAHRAVHTESEPEPGETVPARSR, encoded by the coding sequence GTGCTCGACGTACAACACTGGCTCGTGGCGCTGCCGCCGCTGGCCGTCTACCTGATCGTCGCCGGCGTGATCGGCGTGGAGAGCATGGGCGTTCCGCTGCCCGGCGAGATCACCCTGGTCAGCGCGTCGCTGCTGGCCGCGGCGGGCGTCGTCGAGCCGGAGTGGGTGGCCGGCGCTGCCGCGCTCGGCGCCATCGTCGGTGACTCCGCCGGGTACGCCATCGGGCGCCGCGGTGGCCGCGCCCTACTGGCCCGGCTGGGCCGGCGCTTCCCGAAACACCTCGGACCCGCTCAGCTCGCCCGCGCCGAGCTGAGCTTCGCCCGACACGGCGTCTGGGCGGTGTTCTTCGGCCGATTCATCGCCCTGCTGCGGATCCTCGCCGGACCGCTCGCCGGTGCCCTGCACGTGCCGTACCGCCGATTCCTCGCCGCCAACGCGGCCGGCGGGTTGGTCTGGGCCTTCGCCACCACGTACCTGCTCTTCCACCTCGGCCGGGTGGCCGAGCACTGGCTCAAGGACGCCTCCTGGATCGGGCTCGGCCTGGCCGTGCTGGCCGGCGTCGGCAGCACCTGGTGGCTACGCCGACGGGCCCACCGGGCGGTGCACACCGAGTCCGAGCCGGAGCCCGGCGAGACGGTGCCGGCCCGCAGCCGATGA
- a CDS encoding right-handed parallel beta-helix repeat-containing protein codes for MSQHGLPTVAQRPTPVAGAPLYCDAREFGLQGDGVTNDQPALSALVDRLGDGYASDGRARVIYCPPGLYSIRDAGTVWRSGVSLVGAGPRATRFLLSNEGNRADPTPLAYWTTVQHGADRDRHIADCMFADFEIDGSGVAMAEYSYLAKGLGLQYVVRGVFRNLYIHHTGATGLGCDFLQDSLIDGCVVVGCGRLDNGRQIGGAGIGVGIGGWGDVERLTIANCTTIANGTNGIFLELQKDYWPPPRGFRIVGCHSQANRFGISDWGADGLIVSACTLTGNLEAGFDVSANGTAGVAGRGGLLSDCVIDRNVGDGISVGNTPGPYVVRGNRISGNGGYGYHQHDLGNGFQGAASDMVIDSNEFWDNGLDGIRIDRPMSDATVVNNRIRNNGRRCAPAASGGGESVRYGLRSMSDRSANWPVDGHRGKVLRVGSRTAVVAGNSGTELDLAAARPDERVAWNEDTPAPGTPYELPEPPSVRAGITINAAVDTATLRGNRIWDHHDDQTQTYGLWITSQGSCVDCRIVDNDFADNVDGSVRLDTPLVGGLWDRNYQERG; via the coding sequence GTGTCGCAGCACGGCCTGCCGACCGTGGCGCAGCGGCCGACCCCGGTCGCCGGCGCGCCGCTCTACTGTGACGCGCGGGAGTTCGGGTTGCAGGGCGACGGGGTGACCAACGACCAGCCGGCGCTGTCGGCGCTGGTGGACCGGCTCGGTGACGGCTACGCGAGCGACGGTCGGGCACGGGTCATCTACTGCCCGCCGGGGCTCTACTCGATCCGCGACGCGGGCACGGTCTGGCGCAGCGGGGTGTCGCTGGTCGGCGCGGGTCCCCGGGCCACCCGGTTCCTGCTCAGTAACGAGGGCAACCGGGCCGACCCGACGCCGCTGGCGTACTGGACGACGGTGCAGCACGGCGCGGACCGGGACCGGCACATCGCCGACTGCATGTTCGCCGACTTCGAGATCGACGGGTCGGGCGTGGCGATGGCCGAGTACAGCTACCTCGCCAAGGGGTTGGGCCTTCAGTACGTCGTCCGTGGCGTCTTCCGCAACCTCTACATCCATCACACCGGGGCGACGGGGTTGGGCTGTGACTTCCTCCAGGACAGCCTGATCGACGGGTGTGTGGTCGTCGGCTGCGGCCGGCTGGACAACGGCCGGCAAATCGGGGGCGCCGGCATCGGTGTCGGCATCGGCGGGTGGGGGGACGTGGAGCGGCTCACCATCGCCAACTGCACCACCATCGCGAACGGCACCAACGGGATCTTCCTGGAGCTTCAGAAGGATTACTGGCCGCCGCCCCGGGGCTTCCGCATCGTCGGCTGCCACAGCCAGGCCAACCGGTTCGGCATCTCCGACTGGGGCGCCGACGGGCTGATCGTGTCGGCCTGCACGCTCACCGGCAACCTGGAGGCCGGGTTCGACGTCTCCGCGAACGGGACCGCGGGTGTCGCAGGCCGGGGCGGCCTGCTGTCCGACTGCGTCATCGACCGCAACGTCGGCGACGGGATCAGCGTGGGCAACACCCCGGGCCCGTACGTCGTCCGGGGCAACCGGATCAGCGGCAACGGGGGGTACGGCTACCACCAGCACGACCTCGGCAACGGGTTCCAGGGCGCCGCGTCGGACATGGTCATCGACAGCAACGAGTTCTGGGACAACGGCCTCGACGGGATCCGGATCGACCGGCCCATGTCCGACGCGACCGTGGTGAACAACCGGATCCGCAACAACGGGCGCCGGTGTGCTCCGGCCGCGTCGGGTGGGGGCGAGTCCGTGCGGTACGGCCTCCGGTCGATGAGTGACCGGTCGGCGAACTGGCCCGTCGACGGACACCGGGGCAAGGTGCTGCGGGTGGGGTCCCGGACGGCGGTGGTTGCCGGCAACTCCGGAACCGAGCTGGACCTCGCGGCGGCGCGGCCGGACGAGCGCGTCGCGTGGAACGAGGACACCCCGGCCCCCGGCACCCCCTACGAGTTGCCGGAGCCGCCCTCGGTCCGCGCCGGCATCACGATCAACGCGGCCGTCGACACGGCGACGCTGCGCGGCAATCGGATCTGGGACCACCACGACGACCAGACCCAGACGTACGGACTCTGGATCACCTCGCAGGGCAGCTGTGTGGACTGCCGGATCGTGGACAACGACTTCGCCGACAACGTCGACGGGTCGGTCCGCCTGGACACCCCGCTGGTGGGTGGCCTGTGGGATCGCAACTACCAGGAGCGCGGCTGA
- a CDS encoding sensor histidine kinase, whose translation MGSRSSNLRTKVVALLASLVALWGFTAWVTIRDGVNLLGVQALDSKVFNPTEPLLLQLQLERRTSLALLGRPDDERRAALAEIRPRTDKLAADFKESVDSWQVDALGSGTLDRRISELIGGLDRLGETRTAVDAKTIDRAEAGAAFTGLIESIYRVYDALGNLDDEQVAEDTSALIGLNRSRELLSQEDALLAGVLAAGRITAAEQAQFTRIVGARQFTAEQALVRLPAADQRRYAEMSGGPTFRQLADLENRVMQGSGTRPPINADGWDEVSGPALTQIADTVLAGGDDVVDRAAPVAVGVIVRLVLAAGLGLIAVIASIIVSITTARALVQQLERLRQAAMRLANERLPSVVERLGHGEEVDVAKEAPPLEFGTDEIGQVGKAFNAVQETAIRTAVEQAELRRNVREVFLSLARRTQALVHRQLTLLDAMERREQDAEELEDLFRVDHLATRMRRNAENLIVLSGSTPGRAWRRNVPMVDVIRGAVAEVEDYTRVNVLPIGRVSLAGRAVGDIIHLLAELIENALSFSPPNTTVEVRGQMVANGFAVEIEDRGLGMTPEDLAAANERIVDQSELNLANASRLGLYVVSRLTERHGVKVQLKESAYGGTTAVVLVPIELVTDSGDDPEASGGFAAGTPATKAATPAAPATAIPATPAASAPSPEPPALPAPVALAEAPDLRGPQSPVAQTDGTGDDDGLPTRSRAGLQGLPTRARRAPDQQAALDGPTYPTGLPTALPRPLDGGPAAPVERGPAPVRSEASQTDSGLPVRVRQANIVPELRDDPAATSADDDEDTVRPPEQVRRMMSSYQTGTRRGRTEAARLLGGPDDEPDPGSGPEADEQQAT comes from the coding sequence ATGGGTTCCCGCAGCTCGAATCTGCGTACCAAGGTCGTTGCCCTGCTCGCGTCCCTGGTGGCGCTCTGGGGGTTCACCGCCTGGGTCACCATCCGGGACGGTGTCAACCTGCTGGGCGTGCAGGCCCTGGACAGCAAGGTCTTCAACCCCACCGAGCCGCTGCTGCTGCAGTTGCAGCTGGAACGGCGGACGTCGCTGGCCCTGCTCGGTCGCCCCGACGACGAGCGGCGCGCCGCGCTGGCCGAGATCAGGCCGCGCACCGACAAGCTGGCCGCGGACTTCAAGGAGTCCGTGGACAGCTGGCAGGTCGACGCGCTGGGCAGCGGCACCCTCGACCGTCGGATCAGCGAGCTGATCGGCGGCCTGGACCGGCTCGGGGAGACCCGTACGGCCGTCGACGCCAAGACCATCGACCGGGCCGAGGCCGGTGCGGCGTTCACCGGCCTGATCGAGTCGATCTACCGGGTCTACGACGCGCTGGGCAACCTGGACGACGAGCAGGTCGCCGAGGACACCTCCGCGCTGATCGGTCTCAACCGCTCCCGTGAGCTGCTGTCCCAGGAGGACGCCCTGCTCGCCGGTGTGCTCGCGGCCGGTCGCATCACGGCCGCCGAGCAGGCGCAGTTCACCCGGATCGTCGGCGCCCGGCAGTTCACCGCCGAGCAGGCGCTGGTCCGCCTGCCCGCCGCCGACCAGAGGCGGTACGCGGAGATGTCCGGCGGCCCGACGTTCCGTCAGCTCGCCGACCTGGAGAACCGGGTCATGCAGGGCAGCGGGACCCGCCCGCCGATCAACGCGGACGGCTGGGACGAGGTCAGCGGCCCCGCCCTCACCCAGATCGCCGACACGGTGCTCGCCGGCGGTGACGACGTGGTCGACCGGGCCGCCCCCGTCGCGGTCGGCGTCATCGTGCGACTCGTGCTCGCCGCCGGTCTCGGCCTCATCGCCGTCATCGCCTCCATCATCGTGTCGATCACCACGGCCCGGGCGTTGGTCCAGCAGCTGGAGCGGCTGCGCCAGGCCGCCATGCGGCTGGCCAACGAGCGGCTGCCCAGCGTCGTGGAGCGGCTCGGCCACGGCGAGGAGGTGGACGTCGCCAAGGAGGCCCCGCCCCTGGAGTTCGGCACCGACGAGATCGGCCAGGTGGGTAAGGCGTTCAACGCGGTCCAGGAGACCGCGATCCGCACCGCCGTCGAGCAGGCCGAGCTGCGCCGCAACGTCCGGGAGGTCTTCCTCAGCCTGGCCCGGCGTACGCAGGCGCTGGTCCACCGGCAGCTCACGCTCCTCGACGCCATGGAGCGCCGCGAGCAGGACGCCGAGGAGCTGGAGGACCTGTTCCGGGTCGACCACCTCGCCACCCGTATGCGCCGCAACGCCGAGAACCTGATCGTGCTCTCCGGCTCGACGCCGGGCCGCGCCTGGCGGCGCAACGTCCCCATGGTCGACGTGATCCGCGGCGCGGTCGCCGAGGTGGAGGACTACACCCGGGTCAACGTGCTGCCGATCGGCCGGGTCTCCCTGGCCGGCCGCGCCGTCGGTGACATCATCCACCTGCTCGCCGAGCTGATCGAGAACGCGCTGTCCTTCTCCCCGCCGAACACCACGGTCGAGGTGCGGGGGCAGATGGTGGCCAACGGGTTCGCGGTCGAGATCGAGGACCGGGGTCTCGGCATGACCCCCGAGGACCTGGCCGCCGCCAACGAGCGGATCGTCGACCAGTCCGAGCTGAACCTCGCCAACGCCTCCCGGCTGGGTCTCTACGTGGTGAGCCGGCTGACCGAACGCCACGGCGTCAAGGTGCAGCTGAAGGAGTCCGCGTACGGCGGCACCACCGCCGTCGTGCTGGTGCCGATCGAGCTGGTCACCGACTCCGGTGACGACCCGGAGGCGTCCGGCGGTTTCGCCGCGGGCACGCCCGCCACCAAGGCGGCGACCCCGGCCGCGCCGGCGACCGCCATCCCGGCCACGCCGGCCGCGAGCGCCCCGTCCCCGGAGCCGCCGGCGCTGCCCGCCCCGGTGGCCCTGGCCGAGGCGCCCGACCTGCGGGGGCCGCAGTCGCCGGTGGCGCAGACCGACGGCACCGGTGACGACGACGGGCTGCCGACCCGGTCCCGGGCCGGACTGCAGGGCCTGCCCACCCGCGCCCGACGGGCGCCGGACCAGCAGGCCGCGCTGGACGGGCCGACGTACCCGACCGGGTTGCCGACGGCACTGCCCCGTCCCCTGGACGGCGGGCCGGCGGCGCCGGTCGAGCGGGGCCCGGCGCCGGTCCGCAGTGAGGCGTCCCAGACCGACTCGGGCCTGCCGGTCCGGGTCCGGCAGGCGAACATCGTGCCCGAACTGCGTGACGACCCCGCCGCCACGAGCGCCGACGACGACGAGGACACCGTCCGGCCGCCGGAGCAGGTGCGGCGGATGATGAGCTCGTACCAGACCGGGACCCGTCGGGGTCGGACGGAGGCCGCCCGACTGCTGGGCGGCCCCGACGACGAGCCGGACCCGGGGTCCGGCCCGGAGGCCGACGAGCAACAAGCGACCTGA
- a CDS encoding GTP-binding protein — protein sequence MDYGHSERPAGATPLPTAIKILVAGGFGVGKTTMVGAVSETRPLRTEEVLTESGVGIDDLSGVESKTTTTVAMDFGRITISDDLVLYLFGTPGQDRFWFVWDELALGAIGAVVLADTRRLADCFPSIDYFEGRGTPFVVAVNCFEGARQYRLDEVQAALNLDPGVPVLLCDARQRESSKEVLITLMEHAMKTRDARRRGE from the coding sequence ATGGACTACGGGCACTCTGAGCGGCCGGCGGGAGCGACCCCACTGCCCACCGCGATCAAGATTCTGGTCGCGGGCGGCTTCGGCGTGGGCAAGACGACCATGGTCGGCGCGGTCAGCGAGACCCGCCCGTTGCGCACGGAGGAGGTGCTGACGGAGTCCGGTGTCGGCATCGACGACCTCTCCGGGGTGGAGAGCAAGACCACCACCACGGTCGCGATGGACTTCGGCCGGATCACGATCAGCGACGACCTCGTGCTCTACCTGTTCGGTACGCCGGGGCAGGACCGGTTCTGGTTCGTCTGGGACGAGCTGGCCCTCGGCGCCATCGGCGCGGTGGTCCTCGCGGACACCCGACGCCTGGCTGACTGCTTCCCCTCCATCGACTACTTCGAGGGGCGGGGCACGCCGTTCGTCGTGGCGGTGAACTGCTTCGAGGGGGCCCGGCAGTACCGGCTCGACGAGGTGCAGGCGGCCCTGAACCTGGACCCGGGGGTGCCGGTGCTGCTCTGCGACGCCCGCCAGCGGGAGTCGAGCAAGGAGGTGCTCATCACCCTGATGGAGCACGCGATGAAGACCCGGGACGCCCGCCGCCGCGGCGAGTGA
- a CDS encoding aconitate hydratase — MKEYDVASLDTFGAKSQLRVGDASYEIFKIDKVDGHDRLPYSLKILLENLLRTEDGANITADHIRQLGAWDPTADPSVEIQFTPARVLMQDFTGVPCVVDLATMREAVRDLGGDATKVNPLAPAELVIDHSVIADLFGREDAFARNVELEYERNKERYQFLRWGQTAFNEFKVVPPGTGIVHQVNIEYLARTIMERNGQAYPDTVVGTDSHTTMVNGLGVLGWGVGGIEAEAAMLGQPVSMLIPRVVGFKLSGEMPAGTTATDLVLTITEMLRKHGVVGKFVEFYGPGVSAVPLANRATIGNMSPEYGSTVAIFPIDGETVRYLELTGRDPQQVALVEAYAKEQGLWHDPAAEPEYSERLELDLSTIEPSLAGPKRPQDRVPLGSAKTLFRSALKDYVAADETGGDRGRQSGVPQLEKPFGVEGHADEASAESFPASDSPANGVNDPADAPRDLETAAVGAGGRATNPIRVTGADGTEFELDHGAVVIAAITSCTNTSNPQVMIGAALLARNAVERGLNRKPWVKTTLAPGSKVVMDYYERAGLTPYLEKLGFHLVGYGCTTCIGNSGPLPEEISAAVNEADLSVVSVLSGNRNFEGRINPDVKMNYLASPPLVVAYALAGTMDIDLANEPIGEDSAGEPVYLRDIWPSTTEIQDVIASAIGATGFSSAYADVFAGDERWQSLPTPTGDTFAWDGDSTYVRKPPYFDGMERAPKAVTDIDGARVLAKLGDSVTTDHISPAGSIKADSPAGKYLAEHGVARHEFNSYGSRRGNHEVMIRGTFANIRLRNQLVPGVEGGVTVNHLTGEQTSIYDASVAYQAAGVPLVVLAGKEYGSGSSRDWAAKGTMLLGVKAVIAESYERIHRSNLIGMGVLPLQFPVDTTADSLGLTGTETFTITGVTALNDGETPRTVKVTTDTGVEFDAVVRIDTPGEADYYRHGGILQYVLRRMIAN; from the coding sequence GTGAAGGAGTACGACGTGGCGAGCCTCGACACCTTCGGTGCGAAGAGCCAGCTGCGCGTCGGAGACGCGAGCTACGAGATTTTCAAGATCGACAAGGTGGACGGCCACGACCGGCTGCCGTACAGCTTGAAGATCCTGCTGGAGAACCTGCTGCGGACCGAGGACGGCGCGAACATCACCGCCGACCACATCCGCCAGCTCGGCGCGTGGGACCCCACCGCCGACCCGAGCGTGGAGATCCAGTTCACCCCGGCGCGGGTGCTCATGCAGGACTTCACCGGCGTGCCGTGCGTGGTCGACCTGGCCACCATGCGCGAGGCCGTGCGGGACCTGGGCGGCGACGCCACCAAGGTGAACCCCCTCGCCCCCGCCGAGCTGGTCATCGACCACTCGGTGATCGCCGACCTGTTCGGCCGCGAGGACGCGTTCGCGCGCAACGTCGAGCTGGAGTACGAGCGCAACAAGGAGCGCTACCAGTTCCTGCGCTGGGGTCAGACCGCCTTCAACGAGTTCAAGGTGGTCCCGCCCGGCACCGGCATCGTGCACCAGGTCAACATCGAGTACCTGGCCCGTACGATCATGGAGCGCAACGGCCAGGCCTACCCGGACACCGTGGTCGGCACCGACTCGCACACCACGATGGTCAACGGCCTGGGCGTCCTGGGCTGGGGCGTCGGCGGCATCGAGGCCGAGGCCGCGATGCTCGGCCAGCCGGTCAGCATGCTGATCCCGCGGGTCGTCGGCTTCAAGCTCTCCGGTGAGATGCCGGCCGGCACCACCGCGACCGACCTGGTGCTCACCATCACCGAGATGCTGCGCAAGCACGGCGTGGTCGGCAAGTTCGTCGAGTTCTACGGCCCGGGCGTGAGCGCGGTGCCGCTGGCCAACCGCGCGACCATCGGCAACATGTCGCCGGAGTACGGCTCCACCGTGGCGATCTTCCCGATCGACGGCGAGACCGTCCGCTACCTGGAGCTGACCGGCCGCGACCCGCAGCAGGTGGCGCTCGTCGAGGCGTACGCCAAGGAGCAGGGCCTCTGGCACGACCCGGCTGCGGAGCCGGAGTACTCGGAGCGCCTGGAGCTCGACCTGAGCACCATCGAGCCGTCCCTGGCCGGCCCGAAGCGCCCGCAGGACCGGGTGCCGCTGGGCAGCGCCAAGACGCTGTTCCGCTCGGCGCTCAAGGACTACGTGGCCGCCGACGAGACCGGCGGCGACCGGGGTCGCCAGTCGGGCGTACCGCAGCTGGAGAAGCCGTTCGGGGTCGAGGGCCACGCCGACGAGGCCAGCGCCGAGTCCTTCCCGGCCAGCGACTCCCCCGCCAACGGCGTCAACGACCCGGCCGACGCCCCGCGTGACCTCGAGACCGCCGCGGTGGGCGCGGGCGGGCGGGCCACCAACCCGATCCGGGTCACCGGCGCCGACGGCACCGAGTTCGAGCTGGACCACGGCGCTGTGGTGATCGCCGCGATCACCTCCTGCACCAACACCTCCAACCCGCAGGTGATGATCGGCGCGGCCCTGCTGGCCCGCAACGCCGTGGAGCGCGGCCTGAACCGCAAGCCGTGGGTGAAGACCACCCTGGCCCCCGGTTCCAAGGTCGTCATGGACTACTACGAGCGCGCCGGCCTGACCCCGTACCTGGAGAAGCTGGGCTTCCACCTGGTCGGCTACGGCTGCACCACCTGCATCGGCAACTCCGGCCCGCTGCCGGAGGAGATCTCCGCCGCGGTGAACGAGGCCGACCTCTCCGTCGTCTCGGTGCTCTCCGGCAACCGCAACTTCGAGGGCCGGATCAACCCGGACGTCAAGATGAACTACCTGGCGTCCCCGCCGCTGGTGGTCGCGTACGCGCTGGCCGGCACCATGGACATCGACCTGGCCAACGAGCCGATCGGTGAGGACAGCGCCGGCGAGCCGGTCTACCTGCGCGACATCTGGCCGAGCACCACCGAGATCCAGGACGTCATCGCCTCGGCGATCGGCGCCACCGGGTTCAGCTCCGCGTACGCCGACGTCTTCGCCGGCGACGAGCGCTGGCAGTCGCTGCCGACCCCGACCGGCGACACCTTCGCCTGGGACGGCGACTCGACGTACGTACGCAAGCCCCCGTACTTCGATGGCATGGAGCGCGCGCCGAAGGCCGTCACCGACATCGACGGCGCTCGCGTGCTGGCCAAGCTCGGTGACTCGGTGACCACCGACCACATCTCCCCGGCCGGCTCGATCAAGGCGGACTCGCCCGCGGGCAAGTACCTGGCCGAGCACGGTGTGGCGCGGCACGAGTTCAACTCGTACGGCTCCCGCCGCGGCAACCACGAGGTGATGATCCGGGGCACGTTCGCCAACATCCGGCTGCGCAACCAGCTGGTCCCGGGTGTCGAGGGTGGCGTCACCGTCAACCACCTGACCGGCGAGCAGACCTCGATCTACGACGCCTCGGTGGCCTACCAGGCGGCCGGCGTGCCGCTGGTGGTGCTGGCCGGCAAGGAGTACGGCTCCGGCTCGTCCCGCGACTGGGCCGCCAAGGGCACCATGCTGCTCGGCGTCAAGGCGGTCATCGCCGAGTCGTACGAGCGGATCCACCGCTCCAACCTGATCGGCATGGGTGTCCTGCCGCTCCAGTTCCCGGTCGACACGACGGCCGACTCGCTGGGGCTGACCGGCACGGAGACGTTCACCATCACCGGTGTGACCGCGCTGAACGACGGCGAGACCCCGCGCACGGTGAAGGTCACCACCGACACCGGTGTCGAGTTCGACGCCGTCGTCCGCATCGACACCCCCGGTGAGGCGGACTACTACCGGCACGGCGGCATCCTGCAGTACGTGCTGCGCCGGATGATCGCCAACTGA
- a CDS encoding VOC family protein codes for MIHHVQLACPRGSEDASRTFYVGLLGMTEQPKPPALAARGGCWFTGYGADLHLGVEDDFRPARKAHPALLRPDLDDLAARLAAAGAPVTWGDDELPGMRRFHTEDAHGNRLEFLAPSA; via the coding sequence ATGATCCACCACGTACAGCTCGCCTGCCCGCGCGGCTCCGAGGACGCCTCCCGGACCTTCTACGTCGGCCTGCTCGGCATGACCGAGCAGCCCAAGCCGCCCGCGCTCGCCGCCCGCGGCGGATGCTGGTTCACCGGATACGGCGCCGACCTGCACCTCGGCGTCGAGGACGACTTCCGGCCCGCCCGCAAAGCGCACCCCGCGCTGCTCCGACCCGACCTGGACGACCTGGCCGCCCGGCTCGCCGCCGCCGGCGCGCCCGTCACGTGGGGCGACGACGAGCTGCCCGGCATGCGGCGGTTCCACACCGAGGACGCCCACGGCAACCGCCTGGAGTTCCTCGCCCCGAGCGCCTGA
- a CDS encoding C39 family peptidase: MRTDLIRKTVLTAAGIAAAGGGIAGPAIAAHAAPADTKPAQVQDRKNNSGERELNVRYEAQPNFYYCGPAATRNALSVQGKDINVDAMAKEMGTTEAGTNSINDITPVLNKETGSNVYKSVEISSTKADDKQTDKLRQDIVRTINDGRAVVANIAGTTTDTDGNTHSFEGGHYISVIGYRDDGHTVTIADSADPNMASYRVSVDNLADWIATRGYSTN, translated from the coding sequence ATGCGTACCGATCTGATCCGCAAGACCGTCCTCACCGCAGCCGGAATCGCCGCCGCCGGCGGCGGCATCGCCGGCCCCGCCATCGCCGCCCACGCCGCCCCCGCCGACACCAAGCCCGCCCAGGTCCAGGACCGCAAGAACAACAGCGGCGAGCGCGAACTCAACGTCCGCTACGAAGCCCAGCCCAACTTCTACTACTGCGGCCCCGCCGCCACCCGCAACGCCCTCTCCGTCCAAGGCAAGGACATCAACGTCGACGCCATGGCCAAGGAAATGGGCACCACCGAAGCCGGCACCAACTCCATCAACGACATCACCCCCGTCCTGAACAAGGAAACCGGCAGCAACGTCTACAAGTCCGTCGAGATCAGCTCCACCAAGGCCGACGACAAGCAGACCGACAAGCTGCGCCAGGACATCGTCCGCACCATCAACGACGGACGCGCCGTCGTCGCCAACATCGCCGGCACCACCACCGACACCGACGGCAACACCCACTCCTTCGAAGGCGGCCACTACATCAGCGTCATCGGCTACCGCGACGACGGACACACCGTCACCATCGCCGACAGCGCCGACCCCAACATGGCCTCCTACCGGGTCAGCGTCGACAACCTCGCCGACTGGATCGCCACCCGCGGCTACTCCACCAACTGA
- a CDS encoding roadblock/LC7 domain-containing protein, with protein sequence MAQKTASSADLTWLLDDLVGRVKQAEHAVALSTDGLLMASSQGLSRDDGEHLAAMAAGIQSLARGAGKRFGGGQVQQTIIEMQSSFLFVTAAGRNACLAVLASEDADVGLIAYEMAMLVTRVGKHVASPTRTAEQSTGEK encoded by the coding sequence GTGGCCCAGAAGACGGCATCGAGTGCCGACCTGACGTGGTTGCTGGACGATCTGGTCGGCCGGGTGAAGCAGGCCGAGCATGCGGTCGCGCTGTCGACGGACGGCCTGTTGATGGCCTCCTCACAGGGGCTCAGCCGGGACGACGGAGAGCACCTGGCCGCGATGGCGGCCGGGATCCAGAGCCTGGCCCGGGGCGCGGGCAAGCGGTTCGGTGGTGGCCAGGTGCAGCAGACCATCATCGAGATGCAGTCCTCGTTCCTCTTCGTCACAGCGGCCGGGCGCAACGCCTGTCTCGCGGTCCTGGCCAGTGAGGACGCCGATGTGGGGCTGATCGCCTACGAGATGGCGATGCTGGTGACCCGGGTCGGCAAGCACGTCGCGTCGCCGACCCGGACCGCCGAACAGTCGACCGGCGAGAAGTAG